A region from the Sphingopyxis lindanitolerans genome encodes:
- a CDS encoding S41 family peptidase, producing MRRGIASLAVLSFLLASCGGGGSSSGGGGPVTVTPTPTPAPTASCGLSARQTFAKAVIDEWYLFPSDVASGVNPASFADVQTYIDALVAPARALNKDRYFTYVTSIAEEEAFFTSGSSAGFGVRLAYDPTIQRVIIAEAYENAPALAAGIDRGTQIVGIGTNASNIRAISTIVASEGTQGITNALGPSDPGVTRVLRIVDPGGGTRDVSVTKADYDLDPISDRYGAKVISDGGHAYGYVNLRSFISSADPQLRAAFLNFRNQGVTDVIIDLRYNGGGLVSTAELFGDLLGRNRAASDLFSQTNFRSSKSANNTRHTFTTQPEAIAPTRIAFIGTGSTASASELVINGMLPYLGTNMTLVGSNTYGKPVGQIALDKSECDERMRVIAFATGNAASSGDYFNGLASKISNSCAAGDDLSLPLGDPREASVRTAIDFLAGGSCTTRIADASAGAAAQSRSLRVVAEPEMLVPETPRAAQRELPGLF from the coding sequence ATGCGTAGGGGGATTGCATCGCTGGCCGTCCTGTCGTTTCTGCTCGCTTCGTGCGGCGGCGGCGGATCGAGTAGCGGCGGCGGCGGGCCGGTCACCGTCACCCCGACACCCACGCCGGCCCCCACCGCAAGCTGCGGCCTGTCGGCGCGCCAGACCTTCGCCAAGGCGGTGATCGACGAATGGTATCTGTTCCCGAGCGACGTCGCGAGCGGGGTCAATCCGGCGAGCTTCGCCGACGTCCAGACCTATATCGACGCGCTCGTCGCGCCGGCGCGGGCGCTGAACAAGGATCGCTATTTCACCTATGTCACCTCGATCGCCGAGGAAGAGGCCTTCTTCACCAGCGGGTCGAGCGCGGGCTTTGGCGTCCGGCTGGCCTATGACCCGACGATCCAGCGCGTGATCATCGCCGAGGCGTATGAAAATGCGCCGGCGCTCGCGGCGGGGATCGACCGCGGCACCCAGATCGTCGGCATCGGCACCAATGCGTCGAACATCCGCGCCATTTCCACCATCGTCGCCAGCGAAGGCACGCAGGGCATCACCAACGCGCTGGGGCCGAGCGACCCCGGCGTGACCCGCGTGCTGCGCATCGTCGATCCCGGCGGCGGCACGCGCGACGTCAGCGTCACCAAGGCCGATTACGACCTCGACCCGATCTCCGACCGCTATGGCGCGAAAGTGATCAGCGACGGCGGGCACGCTTACGGCTATGTGAACCTGCGCAGTTTCATCAGTTCGGCCGACCCGCAGCTTCGCGCCGCCTTCCTGAATTTCCGCAACCAGGGGGTGACCGACGTCATCATCGACCTGCGCTATAATGGCGGCGGGCTCGTCTCGACCGCCGAATTGTTCGGCGATCTTCTCGGCCGCAACCGGGCGGCGAGCGACCTGTTCTCGCAGACCAATTTCCGGTCGTCGAAATCGGCGAACAATACGCGCCACACCTTCACGACTCAGCCCGAGGCGATCGCGCCGACGCGCATCGCCTTCATCGGCACCGGGTCGACCGCCTCGGCAAGCGAACTGGTGATCAACGGGATGCTGCCCTATCTTGGCACCAACATGACGCTGGTCGGGAGCAACACCTATGGCAAGCCCGTCGGGCAGATCGCGCTCGACAAGAGCGAGTGCGACGAACGGATGCGCGTGATTGCCTTCGCCACCGGCAATGCGGCAAGCTCAGGCGATTATTTCAACGGCCTGGCGTCGAAGATTTCGAACAGTTGCGCCGCGGGCGACGACCTGTCGCTCCCGCTCGGCGACCCGCGCGAGGCGTCGGTGCGCACGGCGATCGATTTCCTCGCGGGGGGAAGCTGCACGACGCGCATCGCCGACGCTTCGGCCGGCGCCGCCGCGCAGAGCCGCAGCCTCCGCGTCGTCGCCGAGCCCGAGATGCTGGTGCCCGAAACCCCGCGCGCGGCGCAGCGCGAACTGCCGGGGCTGTTCTGA
- a CDS encoding TetR/AcrR family transcriptional regulator yields the protein MEIDTATPVKGRPREFCVDKALTEALRIFWTKGYDGASMTDLTEAMGITKPSLYAAFGNKEALFHKALDLYETEKLEYTRAALDQPTARQVAEYYLHGALMTHAGTTDPKGCMGILSSLACSPEAESIRADIIGRRASSQRALVDRFERAKAEGDLPAHVDAQGLTSLLYALLQGISVQAGAGATRDELERLVDTGLALWPSR from the coding sequence ATGGAAATCGACACCGCCACTCCGGTCAAGGGACGCCCCCGCGAATTCTGTGTCGACAAGGCGTTGACCGAGGCCCTCCGCATCTTCTGGACGAAGGGGTATGACGGCGCGTCGATGACCGACCTGACCGAGGCGATGGGGATCACCAAGCCCAGCCTCTATGCCGCCTTCGGCAACAAGGAAGCCCTGTTTCACAAGGCGCTCGACCTCTATGAGACCGAGAAGCTCGAATATACGCGCGCCGCGCTCGACCAGCCGACCGCGCGCCAGGTCGCCGAATATTATCTCCACGGCGCGCTGATGACCCACGCCGGCACCACCGACCCCAAGGGGTGCATGGGAATATTGAGTTCGCTCGCCTGCAGCCCCGAAGCCGAGTCGATCCGCGCCGACATCATCGGCCGCCGCGCCTCGTCGCAGCGCGCGCTGGTCGACCGCTTCGAGCGCGCGAAGGCCGAGGGCGACCTGCCCGCGCATGTCGATGCGCAGGGGCTGACCAGCCTGCTCTATGCGCTGCTCCAGGGCATTTCGGTCCAGGCCGGCGCGGGCGCGACGCGCGACGAACTCGAGCGATTGGTCGACACCGGGCTGGCGCTCTGGCCGAGCCGGTAA
- a CDS encoding TonB-dependent receptor, which translates to MYIEQFRHYAGGSAIALAICAATPAFAQDAAAAPDAPAAADGAAEAPASDSGDIVVTAQKREESVQKVAISIAAFSGDTLETANVVNVQDLGRVATNFQAARSSSIAAVHVNIRGVGAAGNSLIEPSVAVFQDDIYIPRAGSVLGNFLDVSAVEVLRGPQGTLFGRNASVGALSLHSALPTGDFSGEVGGEYGTAARKKLWGHLNLPVSGNLSLRFAGVGQWFDGYWFNKLDGRTFGGSDDYAFRGTAKYESGPLEWIVRADYSRMKGDGQNNNDLDPRSVSPAALASLAAAGLLPDTVFGDRTANTFITADFDDKNWGVNSSLSYELAGGSTLRLVNSYREWRSRQLDGDILFTPRPVVSRVGAYTSDSQSHELQFISPQGEWLGGLLDVVGGLYYFKEDFTLGEAFNMSAQYCTTLVSAAAAPPVSRADCETYRAATGGVAAADLRVTQTVKSLAAYGQATFHLADPLSLTLGGRWTQDKKSGTFDEASSPFTRVLRAPEVLTFPDIKESRFTYRISLNYQPADDVMLFANYSTGYKSGGYSSSGGPASLSVVDANGDLVSTKRLFDQETVKNYELGIKARWLDRVLTTNLTFYRMDISGYQDKGYDGVGFIIRNAGNLRQQGFEFDTSIAPTHWFKLYGSLAYLDSQFTNFPFGAGLPGCAKNGAGVIPAVCLGLPDRGQTQDLKGTPATFSPKWSGNFGVDISGDIGSGGLNWAFNTNLALISDQSIGTTTDNNPQLVQDGYVLLGARFTVNGPDDRWSASIFGSNLTGTSYSYAAVYQPLGGPLGLNNGVFPGSTAVRRAEGDPRTYGVSATVRF; encoded by the coding sequence ATGTATATCGAACAATTCCGTCATTACGCCGGCGGGTCCGCGATCGCCCTCGCGATCTGCGCCGCGACACCGGCGTTCGCGCAGGACGCCGCCGCCGCCCCCGATGCACCGGCCGCGGCGGATGGCGCCGCCGAAGCGCCCGCCTCCGATTCGGGCGATATCGTCGTCACCGCGCAAAAGCGCGAGGAGAGCGTTCAGAAAGTGGCGATTTCGATCGCGGCCTTTTCGGGCGATACGCTCGAAACCGCCAATGTCGTCAACGTCCAGGATCTCGGCCGCGTCGCCACCAATTTCCAGGCGGCGCGCTCCTCGTCGATCGCGGCGGTCCACGTCAACATCCGCGGCGTCGGCGCCGCGGGCAATTCGCTGATCGAGCCCAGCGTCGCGGTGTTCCAGGACGATATCTATATCCCGCGCGCCGGCTCGGTGCTCGGCAATTTCCTCGACGTTTCGGCGGTCGAGGTGCTGCGCGGCCCGCAGGGCACCCTGTTCGGCCGCAACGCCAGCGTCGGCGCGCTGTCGCTGCATTCGGCGCTGCCGACCGGCGATTTCTCGGGCGAGGTCGGCGGCGAATATGGCACCGCGGCGCGCAAGAAATTATGGGGCCACCTCAACCTGCCGGTCAGCGGCAATCTGTCGCTGCGCTTTGCCGGCGTGGGGCAGTGGTTCGACGGCTATTGGTTCAACAAGCTCGACGGCCGCACCTTCGGCGGCAGCGACGATTATGCCTTTCGCGGCACCGCCAAATATGAATCGGGCCCGCTCGAATGGATCGTGCGCGCCGATTATTCGCGGATGAAGGGCGACGGCCAGAACAACAACGACCTCGACCCGCGCAGCGTCTCACCCGCGGCGCTCGCCTCGCTGGCTGCCGCGGGCCTGCTTCCCGATACGGTGTTCGGCGATCGCACCGCCAACACCTTCATCACCGCCGACTTCGACGACAAGAATTGGGGCGTCAACAGCAGCCTGTCGTACGAGCTGGCCGGCGGATCGACGCTGCGCCTGGTCAACAGCTACCGCGAATGGCGCAGCCGCCAGCTCGACGGCGATATTTTGTTCACCCCGCGCCCGGTCGTCTCGCGGGTCGGCGCCTATACTTCGGACAGCCAGAGCCACGAGCTGCAATTCATCTCGCCCCAGGGCGAATGGCTCGGCGGGCTGCTCGACGTCGTCGGCGGTCTTTATTATTTCAAGGAAGATTTCACCCTTGGCGAGGCGTTCAACATGAGCGCGCAATATTGCACGACGCTGGTTTCCGCCGCGGCGGCGCCTCCGGTCTCGCGCGCCGACTGCGAAACCTATCGCGCGGCGACCGGCGGTGTCGCCGCCGCGGACCTGCGGGTGACGCAGACGGTCAAGAGCCTCGCGGCCTATGGCCAGGCGACCTTCCACCTCGCCGACCCCTTGTCGCTCACGCTCGGCGGCCGCTGGACCCAGGACAAGAAGAGCGGCACGTTCGACGAAGCCTCGAGCCCGTTCACCCGCGTGCTGCGCGCGCCAGAGGTGCTGACCTTCCCCGATATCAAGGAAAGCCGCTTCACCTATCGGATCAGCCTGAACTATCAACCGGCCGACGATGTCATGCTGTTCGCCAATTACTCGACGGGCTATAAATCGGGCGGCTACAGCTCCAGCGGCGGCCCGGCTTCGCTGTCGGTCGTCGATGCGAACGGCGATCTCGTCTCCACCAAGCGCCTGTTCGATCAGGAAACGGTGAAGAACTACGAGCTCGGGATCAAGGCGCGCTGGCTCGACCGGGTGCTGACGACCAACCTGACTTTCTATCGCATGGATATCTCGGGCTATCAGGACAAGGGCTATGATGGCGTCGGCTTCATCATCCGCAATGCCGGCAATCTGCGCCAGCAGGGCTTCGAATTCGACACCAGCATTGCCCCGACGCACTGGTTCAAACTCTATGGTTCGCTGGCCTATCTCGACTCGCAATTCACCAACTTCCCTTTCGGGGCCGGTCTGCCGGGCTGCGCGAAAAATGGCGCGGGCGTCATTCCCGCGGTGTGTCTGGGGCTTCCCGACCGGGGCCAGACGCAGGATCTGAAGGGCACGCCGGCGACCTTCTCGCCGAAATGGTCGGGCAATTTCGGCGTCGATATCTCGGGCGATATCGGTTCGGGCGGGCTGAACTGGGCGTTCAACACCAATTTGGCGCTGATTTCGGACCAGAGCATCGGCACCACCACCGACAATAATCCGCAATTGGTCCAGGACGGCTATGTCCTGCTCGGCGCCCGCTTCACCGTGAACGGCCCCGACGACCGCTGGTCGGCCTCGATCTTCGGGAGCAATCTTACCGGAACCAGCTACAGCTACGCTGCCGTCTACCAGCCGCTTGGCGGCCCGCTCGGGCTCAACAACGGCGTCTTCCCAGGCAGCACCGCGGTCCGCCGGGCCGAAGGCGATCCCCGGACCTACGGCGTATCGGCGACGGTCCGGTTCTGA